One segment of Drosophila mauritiana strain mau12 chromosome 3R, ASM438214v1, whole genome shotgun sequence DNA contains the following:
- the LOC117144962 gene encoding NACHT and WD repeat domain-containing protein 2, producing the protein MDDRTIDSIFLGSLESLPPVSSKIVRIFTSSTFTDTTMERNTLMAKCYPRIKDYCREKHGLEFQVVDMRWGVRDEATDDHMTTELCMREIKNCQRLSMGPNFIVFLGQKYGYRPIPTYIVSSELALICEELTSMGVDRAILDLWYKKDSNAVPPISVLQPISSILINFNNKRVPKLQAEDQAVWWDTLNKMQKLLRKAAASLGASNKMSKEDVHNYFMSVTEREVINGILNVKNTKNHCLSYVRYINNINLQNLKKASLFVDIINRSLDTESAKLLSDLRDVRLPAKIEAVNAQKYTVEWIGREGLDIETHEEYLNHFISHFYKNVVKLVDRAMRKEDSSAQGQIVTEILQHLHACNNSVKIFYGREESCERIKRYMLGDSDKPLVLFGDGGCGKTSLLSKSVSLVATEWFAHVRPINVIRFLGTTPDSSALTATLISICQQISYNYMLPFENIPDDLVPLTAHFKQLLTYASPTQPLTIYLDSVDQLTGTQDSNKVSWIPTRLPPHCKIIISCANEPANPTVSHEYHVLCKMIDVEENFIEVTALGEDLAMNVIKMWMKTACRDLNNYQWRLVANAISKCSLPIFVKLVFAEICRWRSYTRPQETHLANTVMDSIMLLFERVEKQHGRILVFHALAYITASKSGLSESELEDLISLDDKVLDDVYQYHLPPTRRIPPLLWTRIRNDLPNYLSEREADGVNVMNWYHRQFRDTAKERYFKNMNMAIYFHSMIADYYLGIWGGGVPKPFKFTEIQRHRFGLADKEGSADRKVPIQPLVFSSKDGLSKRYNLRKFGELPFHFVRSRRFKDLFEHVLFNYDWLHAKLSSCPLQAVLADFEDASSNTDDKEAKRELMLVSDALRLGGAILAIYPNMLAPQLVGRLLPEIGGNPNIKMLLRACDRSGPKDCALIPVNHCLHTPGGPLKYSLEGHQFAVFAFCLTSDMRYMVSISTHFITFDLSTSDLTRDVNPGIEGIMQQLVLSPDNKWAAAYSNNNQTVLLNMLSSEFVVINSPFEESHGPVSGLYLLNQNLFITCKLRWAQFDMRGNLVDTFEVPGENKDWEILTMEFFNPADYNVVFWSGSINDMRLRLDSCRGGHYSNCQLLFSAMVMNKARTRAYGCANEENFEVSVFDFIEDEVTGDICWTLVESLPRFENDDKEMLLQLRLDQHDRMLLGTAGKGFVIWDFGSKDKDAAEECRLREGALYLALPHGVRNITTRIMQSNSIMVSSKLDYAVAGVRKNLYVWCLQSGQLAKVLDAHFGRIIQLEPLTIGNWNNLVTSSIDRSVKVWNINNIFEKVHVIDRHELQIDDISLSEVDMAVTVTRSCVGVWETRSGRLLSKLADSPLGAIVTHAEITPDGRYIISSETGKFLVWNRVSEQVVFRDDQPGIQQITLMDYGYKVLTVSVPNINQRDILAAAAGGSSDEANRLTAITTMRSVPEGAILFRFEFPIRMITGMPFRQSVITADNAYIVVVTVDKSNKDCLGVYSAANGAFVSKVLLKGCSIKEVISLVPMPHKANQVAVISSEKGSVMDIKTKKHVRSIAKWGGSITRDGKCGLYAPTRGGLEMLELRKGTTVKTFIPKVAEGVFSVICIFTENDEYVAYYHSGRKTIRVFRTTDTEMIANYRLQAELTAIKSSKDGRAIVLGTVDGCMSVLAIVDPKKEEMNEYLNDLPSRDENWKAKLAKMKARVGFKAAIRVATISSRYAKTSKGGEDGEEELLTEITEDIVVPVAD; encoded by the exons ATGGATGACCGCACCATAGACTCCATATTCCTGGGCTCGCTGGAGTCCCTGCCGCCGGTTAGCTCGAAAATCGTGCGCATCTTCACCAGCTCCACGTTCACGG ACACCACAATGGAGCGGAACACACTGATGGCCAAGTGCTATCCGCGGATCAAGGACTACTGTCGCGAGAAGCACGGCTTGGAATTTCAGGTGGTCGACATGCGTTGGGGTGTGCGAGATGAGGCAACTGACGATCACATGACCACGGAGCTCTGCATGCGCGAGATCAAAAACTGTCAGCGGCTCTCGATGGGACCGAATTTTATCGTGTTCCTGGGTCAGAAGTACGGCTACCGGCCCATTCCCACTTACATAGTGTCCTCCGAACTGGCCCTAATCTGCGAGGAACTCACCTCGATGGGCGTGGACCGCGCCATCCTCGATCTGTGGTACAAAAAGGACAGCAATGCAGTGCCACCCATCTCGGTGCTGCAGCCCATCTCAtcgattttaattaatttcaacaaCAAG CGCGTTCCCAAGCTGCAGGCGGAGGATCAGGCTGTGTGGTGGGACACCCTGAACAAGATGCAGAAGTTGCTGCGCAAGGCAGCTGCCTCCTTGGGGGCCAGTAACAAGATGTCCAAGGAGGACGTCCACAACTATTTCATGTCGG TGACGGAGCGGGAGGTGATCAACGGAATATTGAACGTCAAGAATACAAAGAACCACTGTCTGTCCTATGTGAGGTACATCAACAACATTAATCTGCAGAACCTGAAAAAGGCCTCTCTGTTCGTGGACATCATCAACCGCAGCCTGGACACGGAGTCGGCCAAGTTGCTGAGTGACCTGAGAGACGTCCGCTTGCCGGCCAAGATCGAGGCCGTTAACGCCCAGAA ATACACGGTGGAATGGATCGGACGGGAGGGACTGGATATTGAGACGCACGAGGAGTACCTGAATCATTTCATCTCTCACTTCTATAAGAACGTAGTGAAACTGGTGGATAGGGCGATGCGCAAAGAAGACTCCAGTGCACAGGGGCAGATAGTAACTGAGATCCTTCAGCATCTGCACGCTTGCAACAATTCGGTCAAGATATTCTACGGGCGCGAGGAAAGTTGCGAACGTATCAAGCGCTACATGCTGGGGGATTCAGATAAGCCACTTGTCCTTTTCGGCGACGGAGGCTGCGGCAAAACCTCCCTGCTCTCCAAGAGTGTTTCCCTCGTGGCCACCGAGTGGTTCGCCCACGTCCGGCCCATCAATGTCATCCGCTTCTTGGGCACCACGCCGGACTCCAGTGCCTTGACGGCCACCCTTATCTCCATTTGTCAGCAG ATCTCTTACAACTACATGCTACCCTTCGAGAACATACCCGATGATCTTGTTCCCTTAACAGCACACTTTAAGCAATTACTAACTTACGCCAGCCCCACCCAGCCGCTCACCATCTACCTCGACTCAGTCGACCAGCTGACGGGCACCCAAGACTCGAACAAGGTATCATGGATACCCACGCGTCTGCCCCCGCACTGTAAG ATAATCATCTCATGCGCCAACGAACCGGCAAATCCGACGGTGTCCCACGAATACCATGTCTTGTGCAAGATGATCGACGTGGAGGAGAACTTTATCGAGGTCACAGCACTGGGCGAGGACTTGGCAATGAACGTGATCAAGATGTGGATGAAGACGGCGTGCCGGGATCTTAACAACTACCAGTGGCGCCTGGTGGCTAATGCCATCAGCAAGTGCTCCTTGCCAATTTTTGTTAAGCTGGTTTTCGCCGAGATCTGCCGTTGGCGGAGCTACACGCGTCCCCAGGAGACGCACCTGGCCAACACTGTAATGGATTCAATTATGCTGCTGTTCGAACGGGTAGAGAAACAACACGGTCGTATACTGGTTTTCCATGCTCTAGCCTACATAACCGCCTCTAAATCGGGACTTTCTGAGAGCGAGCTGGAGGATCTCATATCGCTGGACGACAAGGTGCTGGACGATGTCTACCAATATCATTTGCCGCCAACTCGACGTATTCCGCCCCTTCTCTGGACCCGTATCCGCAACGATCTGCCCAACTATCTGAGTGAACGCGAGGCGGACGGTGTAAACGTGATGAACTGGTATCACCGGCAGTTCCGGGACACCGCCAAGGAGCGCTACTTTAAGAACATGAACATGGCCATTTACTTTCACTCCATGATTGCAGATTACTATCTTGGCATTTGGGGCGGTGGTGTACCGAAACCGTTTAAGTTTACAGAGATTCAGCGGCACAGGTTCGGATTGGCGGACAAAGAGGGATCGGCTGATCGCAAGGTGCCCATCCAGCCGTTGGTCTTCAGCAGCAAGGATGGACTCTCCAAACGCTACAACCTGCGCAAG TTTGGTGAGCTGCCGTTTCACTTTGTACGCTCGCGACGGTTTAAGGATTTGTTCGAGCACGTCCTCTTCAACTACGACTGGCTGCACGCCAAGCTATCCAGCTGTCCACTGCAGGCGGTGCTGGCGGATTTCGAGGATGCCTCCAGCAACACCGACGACAAGGAAGCCAAGCGAGAACTTATGCTGGTTTCCGATGCACTGCGTCTAGGTGGCGCAATCCTGGCCATCTATCCGAACATGCTGGCACCGCAGCTGGTCGGTCGTCTTCTTCCCGAGATTGGCGGTAATCCCAATATCAAAATGCTGTTACGAGCTTGCGATCGGAGTGGCCCCAAGGACTGCGCTCTTATTCCGGTGAATCATTGCCTGCACACGCCAGGTGGACCACTTAAA TATTCCCTTGAGGGTCACCAGTTCGCGGTGTTTGCTTTTTGCTTGACTAGCGACATGCGCTACATGGTCTCCATATCGACGCACTTCATCACCTTTGACCTTTCCACTTCCGACCTGACGCGTGACGTGAATCCCGGCATCGAGGGCATTATGCAGCAATTGGTTCTGAGTCCAGATAACAAATGGGCTGCCGCCTACTCGAACAACAACCAGACGGTTCTGCTCAACATGCTCTCCAGCGAGTTTGTGGTAATCAACAGTCCTTTCGAGGAGTCCCACGGACCAGTCAGCGGCCTCTATCTACTAAATCAAAA TTTGTTTATCACCTGCAAGCTTCGTTGGGCCCAATTTGATATGCGCGGCAATCTTGTAGATACGTTTGAAGTTCCCGGCGAAAATAAAGATTGGGAGATCTTAa CTATGGAGTTCTTCAATCCTGCGGACTACAACGTAGTTTTCTGGTCTGGCTCCATTAACGACATGCGTCTAAGACTGGACTCGTGTCGGGGTGGCCACTACTCCAACTGTCAGCTGCTCTTTAGCGCCATGGTGATGAACAAAGCTAGGACTCGGGCCTATGGATGTGCCAACGAAGAAAACTTTGAGGTCTCCGTGTTCGACTTCATTGAAGATGAGGTTACTGGGGACATATGTTGGACTTTAGTAGAGAGCTTGCCGCGTTTCGAGAACGATGACAAGGAGATGCTGCTGCAGTTACGGCTTGATCAACATGATCGCATGCTACTGGGGACGGCTGGCAAGGGTTTCGTAATCTGGGACTTTGGCAGCAAGGATAAGGATGCAGCGGAAGAGTGCCGTTTACGGGAGGGCGCCCTGTACTTGGCCCTACCGCACGGAGTGCGCAATATTACCACTCGCATAATGCAGTCTAACTCGATCATGGTTAGCTCCAAATTGGATTATGCCGTTGCCGGAGTGCGTAAGAACCTGTATGTGTGGTGCCTACAGTCTGGTCAGTTGGCTAAGGTCCTGGACGCCCACTTTGGACGTATTATTCAACTGGAGCCGCTGACCATCGGCAACTGGAACAACCTGGTCACATCCTCCATTGATCGTTCTGTAAAAGTGTGGAACATCAACAATATTTTTGAGAAGGTCCACGTCATCGACCGTCACGAATTGCAAATTGACGACATAAGCCTGTCGGAGGTTGATATGGCCGTGACCGTCACCCGCAGTTGTGTGGGTGTCTGGGAGACCCGATCTGGTCGCCTTCTATCCAAGCTGGCCGACAGTCCGTTGGGCGCCATCGTCACACATGCCGAGATCACCCCGGATGGACGCTATATCATCTCCTCGGAGACTGGCAAGTTTTTAGTGTGGAACCGTGTGTCGGAGCAGGTAGTTTTTAGGGACGACCAACCCGGAATTCAACAAATCACCCTTATGGACTACGGCTATAAGGTTCTCACCGTGTCTGTGCCGAACATAAATCAGCGAGATATTcttgcagcagctgcaggagGGTCGTCAGATGAAGCCAACCGGCTTACGGCGATAACGACTATGCGGTCCGTGCCTG AGGGCGCCATCTTATTCCGATTCGAATTCCCCATACGGATGATCACAGGCATGCCTTTTCGTCAGTCGGTTATAACAGCTGACAACGCATACATTGTGGTGGTTACGGTGGATAAGTCCAACAAAGATTGCCTGGGCGTCTACAGCGCAGCAAATGGAGCATTTGTTTCCAAAGTCCTGTTGAAGGGCTGTTCCATTAAGGAGGTCATTTCACTAGTCCCGATGCCGCACAAGGCCAACCAGGTGGCCGTGATCAGTAGCGAGAAGGGCAGCGTCATGGACATCAAGACGAAGAAGCACGTCCGCTCCATTGCCAAGTGGGGCGGTAGCATTACGCGAGACGGCAAGTGTGGATTATATGCCCCCACCCGCGGCGGACTTGAAATGTTGGAACTGCGCAAAGGCACCACAGTTAAAACCTTTATACCCAAGGTGGCCGAGGGCGTGTTCTCGGTGATCTGTATCTTCACGGAGAACGACGAGTACGTCGCTTATTACCATAGCGGCCGCAAGACCATACGCGTATTTCGCACCACGGACACTGAAATGATAGCCAACTACCGGCTGCAGGCCGAGCTTACGGCGATCAAAAGCAGCAAAGATGGACGCGCTATCGTTTTGGGAACTGTAGACGGGTGTATGTCGGTGCTGGCGATCGTTGATCCAAAGAAAGAGGAAATGAATGAGTACCTGAACGACTTGCCCTCCCGCGACGAGAACTGGAAGGCCAAGCTGGCCAAAATGAAGGCCCGGGTTGGTTTCAAGGCGGCAATTCGTGTGGCCACCATTTCCTCACGTTACGCCAAAACCAGCAAGGGAGGAGAGGATGGCGAGGAGGAGCTGCTCACAGAGATTACGGAGGACATTGTCGTGCCAGTGGCCGATTAA